Proteins found in one Aneurinibacillus uraniidurans genomic segment:
- the glaH gene encoding glutarate dioxygenase GlaH has protein sequence MTTATQERDLKFVQKQAGYEVKPHPEHKRLYHIELDQTLLAKFFAKHADASEQSLQYLPYSRQLLSNTMRELFGASFLETLRGILHDRATGGFTIGVQGQTTDTGEYVKFATALTHLVGVPNFDAMTGTFYARFTVNDTDNSDSYLRQAYRLFTLHTDGTFVDEPTDWLLMMKMDEKNAKGGRSRLLHLDDWEDLEKFSTDPLGAYKITYKAPPSKNVAKTVQRATFYRKDNAPCACFIDQFAYPDTIEQAVYLKELSDSMENSPATHGLELPPGNLIMINNTFWLHGREAFEKHPELHRELMRQRGHFALV, from the coding sequence ATGACAACTGCAACACAAGAACGCGACCTGAAATTCGTACAAAAACAAGCAGGCTACGAGGTGAAACCACATCCGGAGCACAAGCGTCTGTACCATATCGAACTGGATCAGACTCTTCTGGCAAAATTCTTTGCAAAACATGCAGATGCAAGTGAGCAATCGCTTCAATACCTGCCGTATTCCCGTCAGCTCCTGTCAAATACAATGCGTGAATTGTTCGGTGCTTCTTTCCTGGAAACGCTTCGTGGCATTCTGCATGATCGTGCGACAGGCGGCTTCACAATCGGTGTACAAGGCCAAACAACTGATACAGGTGAATACGTAAAATTCGCAACAGCTTTGACTCACCTGGTAGGCGTTCCAAACTTTGACGCGATGACTGGTACATTCTACGCTCGCTTCACAGTTAATGATACAGACAACAGCGATTCATACCTGCGTCAGGCATACCGCCTGTTCACACTGCATACAGATGGTACATTCGTTGATGAGCCGACTGACTGGCTTCTTATGATGAAAATGGACGAGAAAAATGCAAAAGGTGGACGTTCCCGTCTGCTGCACCTCGACGATTGGGAAGACCTTGAGAAATTCAGTACAGATCCGCTTGGCGCTTACAAAATTACGTACAAAGCTCCACCGAGCAAAAACGTAGCTAAAACTGTACAGCGTGCAACATTCTATCGTAAGGACAATGCACCGTGCGCTTGCTTTATTGACCAGTTTGCTTACCCAGATACAATCGAGCAAGCTGTCTATCTGAAAGAACTGTCCGATTCGATGGAGAATTCTCCAGCTACACACGGTCTTGAATTGCCACCAGGCAACCTGATTATGATTAATAACACATTCTGGCTGCATGGACGTGAAGCATTCGAGAAACATCCAGAACTGCACCGTGAACTGATGCGCCAGCGTGGACATTTCGCACTCGTATAG
- a CDS encoding ABC transporter permease, with amino-acid sequence MSTKVNTEAPVPGMVPPLNRLVQIPGLKWLLLLIPLVYTAILLYYSMASVLKLSVYDDKGFTMQYLQQVFTEPLYLKVLWNTLKTSFIVMLVTLFISYPIAYLLVVMESERWKKVVLSLVMITLWISLLVRTFTWTVILQDQGIINKFLMSAGLISEPVKLMYNTMGVVIGMTHILIPYMVLSLYSVMEGIDRRLIQAAQGMGARPWKAFMQIFLPLSLPGVMSGSLIVFVLGIGYFVTPALLGGQGNMMISKLIQENIQMTLNWSMASAISVVLLVTTLILLGLAAWVARLSPLLKGEK; translated from the coding sequence ATGTCCACAAAAGTAAATACAGAGGCACCGGTACCAGGTATGGTACCTCCTCTAAACCGACTTGTGCAAATTCCGGGACTGAAATGGCTATTATTGCTTATCCCGCTTGTGTATACAGCGATTCTGCTGTACTACTCCATGGCAAGTGTATTGAAGCTAAGCGTATATGATGACAAAGGCTTTACCATGCAGTATCTTCAGCAAGTATTTACAGAACCGCTGTATTTAAAGGTATTGTGGAACACGCTGAAAACATCGTTCATTGTCATGCTCGTAACGCTTTTCATTTCGTATCCGATTGCGTATTTGCTCGTCGTTATGGAATCGGAACGCTGGAAAAAGGTTGTATTGTCGCTTGTCATGATTACGCTGTGGATTAGTTTGCTCGTTCGTACGTTTACCTGGACGGTTATTCTACAGGATCAAGGGATCATCAATAAATTTTTGATGTCGGCAGGGCTCATCTCGGAGCCGGTTAAGTTAATGTACAATACGATGGGTGTCGTCATTGGTATGACGCACATTTTGATCCCGTACATGGTACTGAGCTTGTACTCGGTTATGGAAGGGATTGATCGCAGACTTATACAGGCTGCCCAGGGAATGGGGGCACGTCCGTGGAAAGCATTCATGCAAATTTTTCTGCCGTTGTCGCTTCCGGGAGTTATGTCGGGTTCGCTGATCGTATTTGTACTTGGAATCGGGTATTTTGTTACGCCGGCATTGCTTGGTGGACAGGGTAACATGATGATTTCCAAACTCATTCAGGAAAACATCCAGATGACACTTAATTGGAGCATGGCTTCCGCTATTTCAGTTGTTCTGCTTGTAACAACGCTCATTTTGCTTGGGCTGGCAGCGTGGGTAGCACGTCTGTCTCCGCTGTTGAAAGGAGAGAAATAG
- the lhgO gene encoding L-2-hydroxyglutarate oxidase encodes MFDFAIVGGGIVGLSTGMALTKRFPNAKIVMIEKEKDWAQHQTGHNSGVIHSGIYYKPGSFKARFAREGNEAMVRFCQEHGIKYEMCGKVIVATEPEELPLMDNLYKRGLENELNVSKISVEELKEIEPHVRGLGAIRVSSCGIADYVGVARTFARIIQEGGGELRLGTEVQRIDERADGVTITTNNGTFQSRYLINCAGLHSDRVAKMSGKDPGMKIVPFRGEYYELVPEKKHLVKHLIYPVPNPDFPFLGVHFTRMINGDVHAGPNAVLSFKREGYTKSDFDLKDLAEVLTYPGFWKMAMPNMKEGMKEIVRSFSKQAFLASLQRLIPELTEKDIVPTHAGVRAQALKPDGNMVDDFAIFPGEKSMHVCNAPSPAATASIKIGESIVENLPAAIVDAQNKTTISV; translated from the coding sequence ATGTTTGATTTTGCAATTGTCGGTGGAGGAATCGTAGGGTTATCAACAGGTATGGCGCTGACAAAACGTTTTCCGAACGCCAAAATCGTGATGATCGAGAAAGAGAAAGATTGGGCACAGCACCAGACTGGACATAACAGTGGTGTTATCCACTCAGGTATTTATTATAAGCCAGGTAGTTTCAAAGCGCGTTTTGCTCGTGAAGGAAACGAGGCGATGGTTCGTTTCTGTCAAGAGCATGGCATTAAGTATGAGATGTGCGGTAAGGTTATTGTAGCGACTGAACCAGAAGAGCTGCCGCTGATGGACAATCTGTATAAGCGCGGTCTCGAAAATGAACTGAATGTTTCTAAAATCAGCGTAGAAGAGCTGAAAGAAATTGAACCGCACGTCCGCGGGCTCGGCGCCATTCGTGTTTCGAGCTGTGGGATCGCTGATTATGTAGGTGTGGCACGCACGTTTGCCCGCATCATTCAGGAAGGCGGCGGAGAGTTGCGACTCGGCACGGAAGTGCAACGAATCGATGAGCGCGCGGATGGCGTTACGATTACAACGAATAATGGAACCTTCCAGTCTCGTTATCTAATCAACTGTGCGGGTCTGCACAGTGACCGCGTAGCCAAAATGAGTGGAAAAGACCCAGGAATGAAAATTGTTCCGTTCCGTGGGGAATATTATGAGCTTGTACCAGAGAAAAAGCATCTAGTTAAGCACTTGATCTATCCAGTACCAAATCCAGACTTCCCGTTCCTTGGTGTTCACTTCACCCGCATGATTAATGGTGATGTGCATGCAGGTCCGAATGCGGTGTTAAGCTTCAAACGTGAAGGCTATACGAAATCAGACTTTGATTTGAAAGACTTGGCAGAAGTACTGACATATCCAGGCTTCTGGAAAATGGCAATGCCAAATATGAAGGAAGGCATGAAAGAAATCGTGCGTTCGTTCAGCAAGCAAGCATTCCTTGCGAGCTTGCAGCGCCTCATTCCAGAATTGACTGAGAAAGATATCGTTCCAACACATGCGGGTGTTCGTGCGCAAGCTTTAAAACCGGATGGTAACATGGTAGACGATTTCGCGATCTTCCCAGGTGAGAAGTCGATGCATGTATGTAACGCACCGTCTCCAGCGGCAACAGCTTCCATTAAGATCGGCGAATCGATTGTGGAAAATCTTCCGGCTGCGATTGTGGATGCTCAGAATAAGACTACAATTTCGGTTTAA
- the gabT gene encoding 4-aminobutyrate--2-oxoglutarate transaminase, which translates to MTTETKTMPGQKSTELHARRQNAVAQGPGHVTPLYIESAKGALVKDVDGNELIDFAGGIGMQNIGHCHPKVVKAVQDAVEKVIHPCFHVMPYESYVELAEKLNELTPGDFKKKTMFANSGAEAVENAVKIARTATGRSGVLSFERAYHGRTLMTMSLTSKVAPYKKGFGPFAPETYKIQYPYYYRAPYGVTPEQLDAEVLESIERFFLAEAAANDIAAIIMEPMQGEGGFIVPSATFVKGIRALCDKYGIIMIADEIQAGFARTGKLFAMEHHGVAADLTTLSKSIAAGMPLSAVVGRAELMDAPGVGSLGGTFSGSPVSCAAGLAVLEVIEEENLVERARVIGERMQSAFRSWMDKYEIIGDVRGMGSMVAMELVKDRATKEPNKEATAYVTSTTWKNGLISLSAGIYGNVLRFLPPLTITDEQLEKGLDILEAAIADASK; encoded by the coding sequence ATGACAACTGAAACAAAAACAATGCCAGGACAAAAATCAACTGAATTACATGCACGTCGTCAGAATGCAGTTGCACAAGGCCCAGGCCATGTAACTCCACTCTATATCGAATCTGCAAAAGGTGCACTTGTTAAAGACGTAGATGGCAATGAACTGATCGACTTTGCTGGTGGAATCGGGATGCAGAACATTGGTCACTGCCATCCGAAAGTAGTCAAAGCTGTTCAGGATGCAGTCGAAAAAGTAATTCATCCTTGCTTCCACGTTATGCCGTATGAAAGCTATGTTGAATTGGCTGAGAAGCTGAATGAATTAACACCAGGCGACTTCAAAAAGAAAACAATGTTTGCAAACAGCGGAGCAGAAGCAGTTGAGAACGCTGTGAAAATCGCACGTACTGCAACAGGCCGTTCCGGTGTACTTTCATTCGAACGTGCATATCATGGCCGTACGCTGATGACGATGTCCCTGACAAGTAAAGTAGCACCTTACAAAAAAGGTTTCGGACCATTCGCGCCAGAAACATACAAAATCCAATATCCATACTACTACCGTGCTCCATATGGTGTAACACCAGAACAATTGGATGCAGAAGTACTAGAAAGCATCGAGCGCTTCTTCCTTGCTGAAGCAGCAGCAAATGACATCGCAGCGATCATCATGGAACCAATGCAAGGTGAAGGTGGTTTCATCGTTCCGTCTGCAACATTTGTTAAAGGCATTCGCGCATTGTGCGACAAATACGGCATTATCATGATTGCAGATGAAATCCAGGCTGGTTTTGCTCGTACAGGCAAACTGTTCGCGATGGAGCACCACGGTGTAGCGGCTGACCTGACTACTCTTTCTAAATCAATCGCTGCTGGTATGCCGCTGAGTGCTGTTGTAGGTCGTGCAGAACTGATGGATGCACCAGGAGTAGGTTCCCTTGGTGGTACATTCTCAGGAAGCCCAGTATCATGTGCAGCTGGTCTTGCAGTTCTTGAAGTTATCGAAGAAGAAAATCTCGTAGAACGTGCACGCGTAATCGGTGAGCGTATGCAAAGCGCATTCCGCAGCTGGATGGACAAATACGAAATCATTGGCGATGTTCGCGGCATGGGTTCGATGGTAGCGATGGAACTTGTAAAAGATCGTGCAACGAAAGAGCCGAACAAAGAAGCAACAGCTTACGTTACATCTACTACATGGAAAAACGGCCTCATCTCGCTGAGCGCAGGCATCTACGGCAACGTTCTCCGCTTCTTGCCGCCGCTCACAATTACAGACGAGCAGCTTGAAAAAGGTCTCGACATTCTTGAAGCTGCGATTGCAGACGCTTCTAAATAA
- a CDS encoding ABC transporter permease yields MWLRLYVGVIMLLITLPILVLVPLSFSSQITFTFPPPSYSTKWYTAFLENSQWMDGLWRSLTVAALTAVVSTIIGTMASMAVQRLEFPGKKIFTNLIVAPMVIPVVVVGIAMYHTFSVYKLTNTITGLVLAHSILAIPMVFVTISASLKGMDRNLELAALSLGSTPIGVFFKVTLPLIKSAVMASALFAFITSLDEVVVSIFIAGASTKTLPIVMWENMRTQVDPTIAAASTLLIVGTVLLFSLQGFSRTGQKS; encoded by the coding sequence ATGTGGCTGCGCCTGTATGTTGGAGTTATCATGCTTTTGATTACGCTGCCGATCCTTGTTCTGGTTCCGCTGTCTTTTAGCTCACAAATTACGTTTACGTTTCCACCGCCTTCGTATTCAACGAAGTGGTATACAGCGTTTTTGGAGAATTCGCAGTGGATGGATGGATTGTGGCGTAGTTTGACTGTTGCGGCGCTGACGGCTGTTGTATCGACGATTATCGGAACGATGGCATCAATGGCAGTCCAACGCTTGGAATTTCCGGGTAAAAAAATCTTTACGAATTTAATTGTGGCACCGATGGTTATTCCGGTCGTCGTTGTCGGGATTGCAATGTATCATACGTTTTCCGTATACAAGCTTACGAACACGATTACCGGCCTGGTGCTCGCTCATTCTATTCTGGCGATTCCGATGGTGTTTGTCACAATATCGGCTAGCTTGAAAGGAATGGATCGCAATCTGGAATTAGCGGCATTAAGTCTAGGTTCTACCCCGATTGGTGTGTTTTTCAAAGTAACGCTTCCGCTCATTAAATCAGCGGTAATGGCAAGTGCGCTGTTTGCTTTTATTACGTCGCTGGATGAAGTTGTTGTTTCCATCTTCATCGCAGGGGCTAGTACGAAAACATTGCCGATTGTCATGTGGGAAAACATGCGTACACAGGTAGATCCAACAATTGCTGCAGCTTCTACACTGCTCATTGTTGGTACGGTTCTTCTATTTTCTCTACAAGGATTTTCCCGTACTGGACAGAAGTCGTAA
- a CDS encoding M14 family metallopeptidase — MKAIITQRIRRVICLICLYSILTFPAQAASTFSVNPKETYTYGKMVQDIRELTNKYPDIIQVKIIGKSEYGRDLYAIGLGTGPATVMINGAHHAREWLTSTLTMHMLEQYAYAYVNGTKIGGYDPHTILDQSTIWFVPMVNPDGVTLQQSGLTEFPKSVHTALISMNDGSRDFKKWKANAKGIDLNRQYEGLWTRSPSPTRPWYKNFSGTTPVTAAETKALVTFTRSIDPEMTIAYHSSGRILFWDFYQTGSVRARDLAYAKALHNLTGYALVSRTAGGNGGYKDWFVTAYHRPGFTIEIGPVVGETSLPLSCFAEEWRRNQAVGLYAAQESARLYEARQPAIQKGEPLPKP, encoded by the coding sequence ATGAAAGCGATCATTACACAACGAATAAGGCGTGTCATTTGTCTTATATGCCTATATAGTATACTTACATTTCCCGCACAGGCAGCCTCCACCTTCTCTGTAAATCCAAAAGAAACATATACATATGGAAAAATGGTTCAGGACATCCGAGAGCTTACAAATAAGTATCCCGATATCATACAAGTTAAAATCATTGGCAAATCCGAATACGGGCGGGATCTATATGCTATTGGACTTGGCACAGGACCCGCTACTGTTATGATTAACGGCGCTCACCACGCCCGAGAATGGCTAACGTCCACCCTAACCATGCATATGCTCGAACAGTACGCATACGCCTATGTAAATGGAACAAAAATTGGTGGCTATGATCCCCATACCATTCTCGACCAAAGCACTATCTGGTTCGTACCGATGGTTAACCCGGATGGTGTAACACTTCAACAATCGGGATTGACCGAGTTCCCTAAAAGCGTTCACACGGCACTTATTAGCATGAATGATGGCAGTCGAGACTTCAAGAAATGGAAAGCTAACGCAAAAGGAATCGACCTGAATCGGCAGTACGAAGGTCTCTGGACACGAAGCCCTTCTCCGACCCGTCCATGGTATAAAAACTTTTCCGGAACAACGCCGGTAACTGCCGCAGAAACAAAAGCGCTTGTTACTTTTACCCGCAGCATTGATCCAGAGATGACGATTGCGTACCACAGTAGCGGCCGCATTCTGTTCTGGGATTTCTATCAGACTGGAAGCGTACGTGCGCGCGACTTAGCCTATGCAAAAGCCTTACATAACCTGACTGGCTACGCACTCGTTTCTCGTACGGCTGGAGGAAATGGCGGCTATAAAGATTGGTTTGTTACTGCCTATCACCGTCCAGGATTCACGATTGAGATCGGGCCAGTAGTTGGTGAAACCAGTCTGCCCCTGTCTTGTTTCGCCGAAGAATGGCGCCGCAATCAAGCGGTTGGGCTGTATGCTGCACAAGAATCTGCCCGCCTATATGAAGCCCGACAACCGGCTATACAAAAAGGCGAACCACTACCTAAACCATAG
- a CDS encoding aldehyde dehydrogenase family protein, whose amino-acid sequence MRYNNYINGEWTAPSTGEYGVNTSPHDTNDIIGEFPLSGTSDVIEAVAAAKTAFASWKKLSYAQRGAYLKKAADYLKANVEQIGRDLTREEGKTLAEGKGEVLRAASIFDYYAAESLQPVGDVIPSANADTFLYTTRVPLGPIGLITPWNFPIAIPVWKMAPALIYGNTVVIKPADQTPMCVNYVMEALHQAGIPAGVINCVYGRGSVVGEEIVTNPDIKAISFTGSNGVGLNIQEKAIAKGKKVQLEMGGKNPLVILADADINKAVELTIGGAFRSTGQKCTATSRVIVEAGIYEQFRDALVERTKSLKVGNPLEADVFMGPCASKAQQATVLSMIEAGKAEADLLCGGEVPADASLANGFYVQPTVFENVGRDARIAREEIFGPVVALFKVENYEEAVELANDTPFGLSCSICTNNLTLARRFVADMETGMVHVNSETAGAEPQVPFGGCKDSSTGSREQGKTAIDFYTQVKTVYMDGMY is encoded by the coding sequence ATGCGTTACAATAACTACATTAATGGGGAGTGGACAGCGCCGTCGACTGGTGAGTACGGCGTTAACACAAGCCCACACGATACAAATGATATCATCGGAGAGTTCCCGCTTAGCGGGACTTCCGATGTAATCGAAGCAGTTGCTGCTGCAAAAACAGCATTTGCATCATGGAAAAAATTGTCCTACGCACAGCGTGGCGCGTATTTGAAAAAAGCAGCCGATTATTTGAAAGCAAACGTAGAGCAGATTGGCCGCGACCTGACTCGTGAAGAAGGAAAAACACTTGCAGAAGGAAAAGGTGAAGTGCTGCGTGCGGCTTCGATCTTCGACTACTATGCAGCAGAATCCCTGCAGCCAGTAGGCGATGTGATTCCATCAGCGAATGCGGATACGTTCCTGTACACAACACGTGTTCCGCTTGGTCCGATCGGTCTGATTACACCATGGAACTTCCCGATTGCGATTCCGGTATGGAAAATGGCTCCGGCCCTTATCTACGGGAATACCGTTGTAATTAAACCAGCTGATCAGACTCCGATGTGTGTGAACTATGTAATGGAAGCTTTGCATCAGGCAGGCATTCCAGCTGGTGTTATAAACTGCGTATACGGACGCGGCTCTGTTGTTGGAGAAGAAATTGTTACGAACCCGGATATCAAGGCGATCTCTTTCACTGGTTCAAATGGCGTTGGTCTGAACATTCAGGAGAAAGCCATTGCGAAAGGTAAGAAAGTTCAGCTTGAGATGGGCGGTAAAAACCCACTTGTTATTTTGGCAGATGCCGATATCAACAAAGCTGTGGAACTTACAATTGGCGGTGCTTTCCGTTCAACAGGTCAAAAATGTACAGCGACAAGCCGCGTGATCGTGGAAGCAGGCATTTACGAGCAGTTCCGCGATGCGCTTGTAGAGCGTACGAAATCGCTCAAAGTGGGCAATCCGCTTGAAGCAGATGTATTTATGGGACCTTGTGCATCTAAAGCACAGCAGGCAACTGTACTGTCAATGATTGAAGCAGGCAAAGCAGAAGCAGATCTGTTGTGCGGCGGCGAAGTGCCAGCGGACGCGTCACTCGCGAACGGTTTCTATGTACAACCAACCGTTTTTGAAAATGTCGGCCGTGATGCACGCATTGCACGAGAAGAAATTTTCGGACCGGTTGTAGCGCTCTTCAAAGTTGAAAATTACGAGGAGGCAGTTGAGCTGGCAAATGATACACCATTTGGCCTTAGCTGCTCCATCTGCACGAATAACCTTACGCTTGCCCGCCGCTTTGTTGCGGATATGGAGACAGGCATGGTACACGTGAATTCTGAGACAGCAGGTGCCGAGCCGCAAGTTCCGTTCGGCGGCTGCAAAGATTCTAGCACAGGTTCACGCGAGCAAGGAAAAACAGCAATTGACTTCTATACACAGGTAAAAACCGTCTACATGGACGGCATGTACTAA
- a CDS encoding DUF3870 domain-containing protein: MYTGKTYFIAGHARLPQGMAARSISDTLTITVEADVKYHVIIEASCTLATEHGRDFIGQLLRGCSLQDGVDELCSRITDYYRGKAQNALIAAVRDLHTQFLSQK, encoded by the coding sequence ATGTATACAGGCAAAACGTATTTTATCGCAGGACATGCAAGACTGCCGCAAGGAATGGCGGCTCGCAGCATTTCAGATACGCTCACGATTACGGTGGAAGCGGATGTGAAATACCATGTCATTATTGAAGCATCCTGCACGCTGGCGACCGAGCATGGTCGTGATTTTATCGGTCAACTGCTGCGTGGATGCAGCCTGCAAGACGGTGTGGACGAGCTGTGCAGCCGGATTACGGATTACTACCGGGGCAAAGCACAGAATGCGCTAATCGCGGCTGTACGTGATCTGCATACTCAATTCCTGTCACAAAAGTAA
- a CDS encoding sigma 54-interacting transcriptional regulator — translation MRTLEAYTKLNLQKIWEKLPYGTLVLNTDGFVIGWHGELETWFLHTEEDVIRKHVSDVLPLVSSSYESFCQIGDEYWETQIKLPSFSLRGEWKRYIEAGEHVADFLVLRRDESYFELENLFDASFDEILITDGEGRILRAGTKSEQLYNQPARELLGRKTTEVADLGGFTPSLLPEILEKKEKVSGIQVTANGKKLYVIGNPVFNPDGSIHRIIFNSREYEEVELLRKRLETTESLLDAYRSELEKLKQDGGGATDDMVVLSPEMQSVYRLAERIAHVDSTVLIIGESGVGKGMIAQKVHRSSHRHERNFVHINCGAIPETLIESELFGFEKGAFTGAHTSKKGVLEIADGGTVFLDEIGEVPLNVQVKLLQFLQDNTFRRLGGNQLMSVDTRIIAATNQDLRQLIREGKFREDLFYRLHVIPISMPPLRQRKEEIPALVQHFLARFTKKYGLFKQFHEDTVEILTAYDWPGNVRELENMVERLVVTSEGMEIMPHYLPDTLWKDGKTMNAMPVVKIKGLCPLKDAVEEVERQLLAMAYEKYENTYRCAEVLRVNQSTVVRKMNKYLGTRNGENEHDN, via the coding sequence GTGAGGACATTGGAAGCATATACAAAACTGAATCTTCAAAAAATATGGGAAAAACTTCCGTACGGTACGCTTGTGCTGAATACAGACGGGTTTGTGATTGGATGGCATGGGGAGCTGGAAACGTGGTTTTTACACACGGAAGAAGATGTCATTCGCAAACACGTATCTGACGTGTTGCCGCTTGTTTCTTCATCCTATGAATCATTTTGTCAAATTGGTGACGAGTACTGGGAGACGCAGATTAAACTTCCATCGTTTTCCTTGCGTGGAGAATGGAAGCGGTATATCGAAGCTGGAGAGCATGTAGCTGATTTTCTTGTGCTGCGCCGAGATGAATCCTACTTCGAATTGGAGAATCTGTTTGACGCATCGTTTGATGAGATTTTGATTACAGATGGAGAAGGGCGAATTCTTCGGGCCGGTACCAAAAGTGAGCAGTTGTACAACCAGCCAGCTAGAGAGTTGCTTGGTCGCAAAACGACAGAAGTTGCGGATCTCGGAGGCTTTACACCGAGTCTATTGCCTGAAATTTTGGAGAAGAAAGAAAAAGTATCAGGCATTCAGGTAACAGCAAACGGTAAAAAGCTGTATGTAATCGGGAATCCGGTGTTCAATCCAGATGGAAGTATTCACCGTATTATTTTTAACTCACGTGAGTACGAAGAAGTTGAGCTTTTGCGCAAACGTCTGGAAACAACGGAAAGTCTGCTTGATGCGTATCGAAGTGAACTAGAGAAGCTTAAGCAGGATGGTGGAGGCGCGACGGACGATATGGTTGTGCTCTCGCCCGAGATGCAAAGTGTATACCGTCTAGCTGAACGGATTGCCCACGTTGATTCTACGGTATTGATTATTGGGGAGTCTGGTGTTGGTAAGGGCATGATCGCCCAGAAAGTACATCGCTCGAGCCATCGTCATGAACGGAATTTTGTTCATATTAACTGCGGAGCCATTCCAGAAACACTGATCGAATCTGAACTGTTCGGTTTTGAGAAAGGTGCCTTTACCGGTGCCCATACCTCTAAAAAAGGGGTGCTTGAAATTGCGGACGGTGGCACGGTGTTTCTTGATGAGATCGGGGAAGTTCCGCTGAATGTGCAGGTTAAGTTACTGCAATTCTTACAGGACAACACATTCCGCCGTCTAGGTGGAAACCAGCTTATGAGCGTAGATACGCGAATCATCGCTGCTACAAATCAGGATTTGCGTCAGTTGATACGAGAAGGAAAGTTCCGGGAAGATTTGTTCTATCGCCTGCATGTGATTCCGATCTCAATGCCGCCGCTTCGACAGCGCAAAGAGGAGATTCCGGCACTTGTTCAGCATTTCCTTGCACGATTCACGAAGAAATACGGATTGTTTAAACAATTCCATGAAGATACGGTCGAGATTTTGACCGCCTATGACTGGCCGGGTAACGTCCGTGAGCTTGAAAACATGGTAGAACGACTCGTTGTTACAAGTGAAGGGATGGAAATCATGCCGCATTATCTTCCAGATACACTCTGGAAAGATGGTAAAACGATGAACGCAATGCCAGTCGTTAAAATCAAAGGATTATGTCCGCTTAAGGATGCAGTAGAAGAAGTGGAACGCCAGTTACTAGCAATGGCGTATGAGAAATACGAGAACACGTACCGATGTGCAGAAGTACTTCGGGTTAATCAATCAACCGTCGTCCGGAAGATGAACAAATATCTGGGGACGAGAAATGGAGAGAATGAACATGACAACTGA